The following are encoded in a window of Verrucomicrobiia bacterium genomic DNA:
- a CDS encoding amidohydrolase family protein: MPGLINAHCHLDYTAMAGRLPAPRYFPDWLKGMLAYKAHWGFSEYAQSWLAGARMLLENGTTTVVDIEAVPELLADVWQVTPLRVFSLLELTNVRHRREPAVLLQEALKWIAPLPRRRCRPGLSPHALYSTTPALVQAAAALCRRRRWLMAMHVAESVDEFEMFTRRAGRMYDWLAPQRDMTDCGGHTPVERLAELGVLAPNFLAVHVNYATPHDAEVLARHKVGVVHCPSSHRYFKHRPFPLALLLKAGVNVCLGTDSLASTLKQSGQPLELNLFSEMRQLAAKNPELPPEAILKMATLHGARAIGLQNRLGELKPGAYADLVALPAPARLPCPFEYVVQAAPKPLGVMIDGKWLMEPHGYH; the protein is encoded by the coding sequence ATGCCCGGTCTGATCAATGCGCATTGCCATTTGGATTACACGGCCATGGCCGGCAGGCTGCCTGCCCCGCGTTATTTCCCGGACTGGCTCAAAGGGATGTTGGCCTATAAAGCCCATTGGGGATTCAGTGAGTATGCCCAATCCTGGCTGGCCGGCGCGCGGATGTTGTTGGAAAACGGGACCACCACGGTGGTGGATATTGAAGCGGTGCCCGAACTGCTGGCCGACGTTTGGCAGGTTACGCCCCTGCGGGTTTTCAGTCTCTTGGAGCTGACCAACGTCCGCCACCGCCGGGAGCCTGCGGTGTTATTACAAGAGGCGCTAAAGTGGATCGCTCCCCTGCCCCGCCGCCGGTGCCGCCCGGGGTTGTCTCCGCATGCCCTTTATTCCACCACGCCTGCGCTGGTTCAGGCTGCTGCGGCTCTCTGCCGCAGACGGCGCTGGCTGATGGCGATGCACGTGGCGGAATCAGTGGACGAGTTTGAGATGTTCACGCGCCGCGCCGGGCGCATGTACGACTGGCTCGCGCCACAGCGCGACATGACCGATTGCGGCGGGCATACACCGGTTGAGAGATTGGCGGAGTTGGGCGTTCTAGCCCCCAACTTTTTGGCCGTCCATGTGAATTACGCCACTCCCCATGACGCTGAAGTGTTGGCACGCCACAAGGTCGGTGTGGTGCATTGCCCCTCCAGCCATCGGTACTTTAAACACCGGCCGTTTCCACTTGCTCTCTTGCTTAAGGCTGGGGTCAACGTATGCCTGGGCACGGACAGCCTGGCTTCTACTTTGAAGCAGTCTGGCCAGCCGCTGGAACTTAACCTGTTCTCTGAAATGCGGCAGTTGGCTGCTAAAAATCCAGAGTTGCCCCCGGAAGCCATCCTTAAGATGGCAACCCTGCATGGAGCGCGAGCCATCGGATTACAAAATCGCCTTGGGGAGCTTAAGCCGGGGGCCTATGCGGATTTGGTTGCGCTTCCTGCACCCGCCAGACTCCCCTGCCCCTTTGAATATGTTGTGCAGGCAGCCCCCAAGCCCCTGGGCGTCATGATAGATGGTAAGTGGCTAATGGAACCCCATGGGTACCATTAA